The genomic segment CCTACGATGTCGCACCCCATCTGCATAGCTTCATCCATGAGCTTGTCGCAACCGGGATCCTTAATAATTCCTTCCTGGGGAAAGGCAACCAGCTGCATGGTCATGACATTCTTGTATTTTTCACGAAGAGAGAGAACACCCTTTAAGGGTTTTAAACCTCCTACAGTGTCGATGTCAACGTGAGTTCTCATGGCTAAAGTACCGTTCCTGATAGCAGCTTCAACTACCGGTCCAGCGCGCTCAATAACATCTTCGTCTGTGTACTGACGCTTGCGATCCCATATGATCTCAATTGCTTCAGTTAAGGTGCCAGTCACATTCTTTCTGACACTGTCAAGAATGTTTACTTTATCCAGATGGATGTGAGGGTCAATTATGTCACAACGGGACATGATTGACCAAATGAAAGATATTGCAGGACAGATCCTAAGACTTTCAAAGGAATCCCTAGATCATGGCGGAGGCTACATTTTTTACAAACATGATCCCTCAGTGCGTGTAGCTTACAAAAACATGGCTTATGGCTATGCCTATCCTAATGGTAACGGTATAGGCGGTCCGCTAATTTCTCATGGTTATTTCACCGCAGAGAGACTGACAAACCTAGACCATGAGACCGGACAAGGCAACCCCGCACTGGCTTGGACCTTTGGTTGTCATGCAGTTGATATTGAAGTTGACGTGCATTCAGGCGAGATCACTGTCCTGAAAGTGGCCTCGGCCTTTGACGCCGGACAGATTCTCAATGAGAGAATGGTCTACAGTCAGGTCATGGGCGGTGTAGTGCAGGGTATCGGATCAGCGATCCTAGAAGGATACAAGTTTGACGAAAACAACGTCCTCCTTAATCCTTCATTCACAGACAACAAAATCCCGACCATGAAAGACATGCCGCTTGAGGTAGTTCCGATCTATATTGAGAACCCTCAGCTAAACGGTCCTTACGGTGCAAGAGGTGTCTCTGAACACACGATGATCTCCATTCCGTCTGCTATCGGCAACGCTTTGTACGATGCTACAGGCATCAACTTTTACAAACTACCTTTGACTCCTGAGAATGTTGCTCTCGGAATCAAGAGTGG from the Synergistaceae bacterium genome contains:
- a CDS encoding N-acyl-D-amino-acid deacylase, with amino-acid sequence MSRCDIIDPHIHLDKVNILDSVRKNVTGTLTEAIEIIWDRKRQYTDEDVIERAGPVVEAAIRNGTLAMRTHVDIDTVGGLKPLKGVLSLREKYKNVMTMQLVAFPQEGIIKDPGCDKLMDEAMQMGCDIVGGMPANENTPDDSLAHVKYCFDLAEKYDADVDMHVDETDDPFYRTLEMVADETIRRG
- a CDS encoding xanthine dehydrogenase family protein molybdopterin-binding subunit, giving the protein MKDIAGQILRLSKESLDHGGGYIFYKHDPSVRVAYKNMAYGYAYPNGNGIGGPLISHGYFTAERLTNLDHETGQGNPALAWTFGCHAVDIEVDVHSGEITVLKVASAFDAGQILNERMVYSQVMGGVVQGIGSAILEGYKFDENNVLLNPSFTDNKIPTMKDMPLEVVPIYIENPQLNGPYGARGVSEHTMISIPSAIGNALYDATGINFYKLPLTPENVALGIKSGKKDIY